A genomic segment from Tessaracoccus defluvii encodes:
- the sigE gene encoding RNA polymerase sigma factor SigE: MFRGKKTHAGVVDPEWTAPTWQELVRDHSTRVYRLAYRLTGNREDAEDLTQDVFVRVFKSIHTFKPGTLEGWLHRITTNLFLDQARRRQRIRMDALSAAPDHVWGSAASPDELHADAELDADVAAALAALPPDQRVAVVLCDIEGLSYEEISQVLDIKLGTVRSRIARGRAALRDALAHRAPTAGRTRYAGVN, translated from the coding sequence ATGTTCCGCGGGAAGAAGACACACGCAGGTGTTGTCGACCCCGAATGGACCGCGCCCACCTGGCAGGAACTGGTCCGGGACCACTCGACCCGGGTGTACCGACTGGCCTACCGGCTGACCGGAAACCGTGAGGACGCCGAGGATCTGACGCAGGACGTCTTCGTCCGCGTGTTCAAGTCGATCCACACCTTCAAGCCAGGGACCCTCGAGGGCTGGCTGCACAGGATCACGACCAACCTGTTCCTCGACCAGGCCCGGCGCCGGCAGCGGATCCGGATGGATGCGCTCAGCGCGGCCCCCGACCATGTGTGGGGCTCGGCCGCCAGCCCGGACGAGCTGCACGCCGACGCTGAGCTGGACGCCGATGTGGCCGCCGCGCTCGCCGCGCTCCCGCCCGACCAGCGCGTCGCCGTCGTCCTCTGCGACATCGAGGGCCTCAGCTACGAGGAGATCTCCCAGGTGCTCGACATCAAGTTGGGCACCGTCCGGAGCCGGATCGCCCGCGGTCGTGCGGCCCTGCGCGACGCGCTCGCGCACCGCGCCCCCACCGCCGGCCGGACCCGCTACGCCGGGGTCAACTAG
- the dapA gene encoding 4-hydroxy-tetrahydrodipicolinate synthase: MRPLFGRVLTAMVTPFTPDGSQVDYAQVARLAAHLVDDLGNDGLVINGTTGEAPTTSDEEKRRILDAVVTAVGDRATVVAGVGTFSTHHTIELARQAADVGVDGLLVVTPYYSRPPADALEDHFVSVADATDLPVMLYDIPHRAGLPIPEDLLIRLDAHPRIRAVKDAKGSIVSTSQVLANTNLAYYAGDDAYLLPLLSVGGVGVVGTSTHFTAPAAARIIDLFTAGRVEEAIEANRQALPAFQGVFATQGCMMVKATLAARGFEAGGCRPPMGRVAPATVAAYAELLETYGFGA, encoded by the coding sequence ATGCGTCCCCTCTTCGGGCGTGTCCTGACCGCGATGGTCACCCCGTTCACCCCGGACGGATCACAGGTCGACTACGCGCAGGTGGCCCGGCTGGCCGCGCACCTCGTCGACGACCTCGGCAACGACGGGCTCGTGATCAACGGCACCACGGGGGAGGCCCCCACAACCTCGGACGAGGAGAAGCGCCGCATCCTCGACGCGGTCGTGACCGCGGTCGGCGACCGCGCCACCGTCGTGGCCGGCGTCGGCACCTTCTCGACACACCACACCATCGAGCTGGCCCGCCAGGCCGCCGACGTGGGCGTCGACGGACTGCTCGTCGTGACCCCCTACTACTCGCGGCCCCCGGCCGACGCGCTGGAGGACCACTTCGTCTCCGTTGCGGACGCGACCGACCTGCCCGTCATGCTCTACGACATCCCGCACCGCGCCGGGCTCCCGATCCCCGAGGACCTCCTGATCCGGCTCGACGCGCACCCGCGCATCCGGGCCGTCAAGGACGCCAAGGGCTCGATCGTGTCCACCTCCCAGGTGCTGGCCAACACCAACCTCGCCTACTACGCGGGCGACGACGCCTACCTCCTTCCGCTCCTGTCGGTCGGTGGTGTCGGGGTCGTCGGAACCTCCACACACTTCACGGCCCCTGCCGCGGCCCGCATCATCGACCTGTTCACCGCCGGTCGCGTCGAGGAGGCCATCGAGGCCAACCGGCAGGCGCTGCCCGCCTTCCAGGGAGTGTTCGCCACGCAGGGCTGCATGATGGTCAAGGCCACCCTCGCGGCCCGCGGCTTCGAGGCCGGGGGGTGCCGCCCGCCCATGGGTCGCGTCGCCCCCGCGACCGTCGCCGCCTATGCGGAGCTGCTGGAGACCTACGGCTTCGGCGCGTAG
- a CDS encoding O-methyltransferase has translation MNNAAQSPNVASWTFAEDLIAPSPEVAEMRDEASLAGLTPVSTGVVATLQVLTRAIAAKAVVEVGTLMGASGLSFLEAMATDGVLTSIDVEADNQLPARAAFTKAGFSSSRFRLIAGSPIDVMPKLRDGAYDIVFINGDKLEYVEYVASALRLLRHGGLLIINDALWRNLVADPEDESDEAIIIREALEAVSASESYTQALLPVGDGLLVAVKD, from the coding sequence GTGAACAACGCAGCTCAGTCCCCCAACGTCGCCAGTTGGACCTTCGCAGAAGACCTGATCGCCCCCTCGCCCGAAGTGGCCGAGATGCGCGACGAGGCCAGCCTGGCCGGCCTGACCCCCGTCTCCACCGGCGTCGTGGCGACTCTGCAGGTGCTCACCCGCGCCATCGCGGCCAAGGCGGTCGTCGAGGTCGGCACCCTCATGGGTGCGTCCGGGCTGAGTTTCCTGGAGGCGATGGCCACCGACGGCGTGCTGACGTCGATCGACGTCGAGGCCGACAACCAGCTTCCCGCCAGGGCCGCCTTCACGAAGGCCGGCTTTTCGTCGTCGAGGTTCCGCCTGATCGCGGGCTCCCCCATCGACGTGATGCCGAAGCTGCGGGACGGCGCCTACGACATCGTCTTCATCAACGGCGACAAGCTCGAATACGTCGAGTACGTGGCGAGCGCGCTGCGGCTGCTTCGCCACGGGGGGCTGCTCATCATCAACGATGCCCTGTGGCGCAACCTCGTCGCCGACCCCGAGGACGAGTCGGACGAGGCGATCATCATCCGTGAGGCCCTCGAGGCCGTCTCCGCGAGCGAGTCCTACACGCAGGCGCTGCTGCCTGTCGGCGACGGGCTGCTGGTCGCCGTCAAGGACTGA
- the glgC gene encoding glucose-1-phosphate adenylyltransferase, with product MLARPQILSIVLAGGEGKRLMPLTADRAKPAVPFGGTYRLIDFVLSNLANSNLRQIAVLTQYKSHSLDRHIAKTWRFSTMLGNYVAPVPAQQRLGPRWYQGSADAIYQSLNLIIDAKPDYVVVFGADNIYRMDIEQMIDAHIDSGLGATVAGIRVPRSEASAFGIIDADANHKIKSFLEKPADPPGLPDSPDESFASMGNYVFTTAALVEALRADADNPTARHDMGGDIIPWFTAQGQAQVYDFKENLVPGATEKDINYWRDVGTIDAYHEAHMDLVSVEPEFNLYNTEWPIFTDQVQAPGAKFVIRGRAEDSIVTPGCIISGGEVDRTVLSPYVRVEKWAQVSDSVLMEEVSIGRDAVVRRAILDKGVVVPDGVQIGVDHEHDRARGFAVSEGGIVVVGKRVIIPRD from the coding sequence ATGCTCGCTCGTCCTCAGATTCTGTCAATCGTCCTTGCTGGAGGCGAAGGAAAGAGGCTGATGCCTCTGACTGCGGATCGGGCCAAGCCGGCCGTTCCGTTCGGTGGCACGTACCGCCTCATCGATTTCGTGCTCTCCAACCTCGCCAACTCCAACCTGCGTCAGATCGCGGTACTCACGCAGTACAAGTCCCATTCGCTCGACCGTCACATCGCCAAGACGTGGCGCTTCTCGACGATGCTGGGTAACTACGTCGCCCCCGTGCCTGCGCAGCAGCGGCTCGGACCCCGGTGGTACCAGGGCAGCGCCGACGCGATCTACCAGTCGCTGAACCTCATCATCGACGCCAAGCCCGACTACGTGGTCGTGTTCGGCGCCGACAACATCTACCGCATGGACATCGAGCAGATGATCGATGCGCACATCGACTCGGGGCTGGGCGCGACCGTCGCCGGCATCCGGGTACCGCGCAGTGAGGCGTCCGCGTTCGGCATCATCGACGCCGACGCCAACCACAAGATCAAGAGCTTCCTCGAGAAGCCGGCCGATCCGCCCGGCCTGCCCGACTCGCCCGACGAGTCGTTCGCCTCGATGGGGAACTACGTGTTCACCACCGCGGCCCTCGTGGAGGCGCTCCGCGCCGATGCGGACAACCCGACGGCTCGCCACGACATGGGCGGCGACATCATCCCGTGGTTCACGGCCCAGGGGCAGGCGCAGGTCTACGACTTCAAGGAGAACCTGGTTCCCGGCGCCACGGAGAAGGACATCAACTACTGGCGTGACGTGGGCACCATCGATGCGTACCACGAGGCCCATATGGATCTCGTGAGCGTCGAACCGGAGTTCAACCTCTACAACACCGAGTGGCCGATCTTCACCGACCAGGTGCAGGCGCCCGGTGCCAAGTTCGTGATCCGCGGACGCGCCGAGGACTCGATCGTCACCCCCGGCTGCATCATCTCGGGCGGCGAGGTCGACAGGACGGTGCTCAGCCCCTACGTGCGCGTCGAGAAGTGGGCGCAGGTCTCCGACTCGGTGCTGATGGAGGAGGTGTCGATCGGCCGCGACGCCGTCGTCCGCCGCGCCATCCTCGACAAGGGCGTCGTCGTCCCCGACGGCGTGCAGATCGGTGTCGACCACGAGCACGACCGGGCCCGCGGATTCGCGGTCTCCGAGGGCGGCATCGTCGTCGTCGGCAAGCGGGTCATCATCCCGCGCGACTGA
- the glgA gene encoding glycogen synthase, whose amino-acid sequence MRLSLLTREYPPSIYGGAGVHVAQLVPQLRKLIDVEVHCMGEPRDGAAAHAEDFPPGANAALRVLGADLSMADAVGDVDIVHSHTWYANMGGHLAALMRDIPHVVTSHSLEPHRPWKAEQLGGGYRVSSWAEKTAYEAADAVISVSAGMRADVLESYPALDPDRVHVVRNGIDTDEFRPDQATDVVSGLGMRTDLPSVVFVGRITRQKGLVHLVRAARRFDPDTQVVLLAGAPDTPEIAAEFNAAFAELQEHRTAPVIWVRDMLPRAAVRQVLTHASVFACPSIYEPLGIVNLEAMACETPVVASAVGGIPEVVVDGETGLLVPYDPARASDAAFVADFEAQFAAQVNQLTGDPALARKMGLAGRQRCIDEFSWAKIAAETVAVYEAAIAHHG is encoded by the coding sequence ATGAGGCTGTCTCTGCTGACCCGCGAATATCCCCCTTCCATCTACGGTGGCGCCGGCGTGCACGTCGCGCAGTTGGTGCCCCAACTCCGCAAGCTGATCGACGTCGAGGTGCACTGCATGGGTGAGCCCCGCGACGGCGCCGCGGCCCATGCCGAGGACTTCCCGCCCGGGGCGAACGCCGCGCTACGGGTGCTGGGCGCCGACCTGTCGATGGCCGATGCGGTCGGCGACGTGGACATCGTCCACTCGCACACCTGGTACGCCAACATGGGCGGCCACCTCGCCGCCCTCATGCGCGACATCCCCCACGTGGTCACCTCCCACTCGCTGGAGCCCCACCGTCCGTGGAAGGCCGAGCAGCTGGGCGGCGGATACCGCGTGTCGTCCTGGGCGGAGAAGACGGCCTACGAGGCGGCCGACGCCGTCATCTCGGTGAGTGCGGGCATGCGCGCCGACGTCCTGGAGAGCTATCCGGCCCTGGACCCCGACCGCGTGCACGTCGTCCGCAACGGCATCGACACCGACGAGTTCCGCCCCGACCAGGCGACCGACGTCGTGAGCGGGCTCGGCATGCGCACCGACCTGCCGTCGGTCGTGTTCGTGGGCCGGATCACCCGCCAGAAGGGCCTGGTCCACCTCGTGCGGGCCGCCAGGCGCTTCGATCCCGACACGCAGGTCGTCCTCCTCGCCGGTGCCCCGGACACCCCGGAGATCGCCGCCGAGTTCAACGCGGCCTTCGCCGAGCTGCAGGAGCACCGCACCGCCCCCGTGATCTGGGTGCGCGACATGCTGCCCCGCGCCGCCGTGCGCCAGGTGCTGACGCACGCCTCCGTCTTCGCCTGCCCGTCGATCTACGAGCCGCTCGGCATCGTCAATCTCGAGGCGATGGCCTGCGAGACGCCGGTCGTCGCGAGCGCCGTCGGCGGCATCCCGGAGGTCGTCGTCGACGGGGAGACCGGCCTGCTGGTCCCCTACGATCCGGCGCGGGCTTCAGACGCCGCCTTCGTGGCCGACTTCGAGGCCCAGTTCGCCGCGCAGGTGAATCAGCTCACCGGTGACCCCGCGCTCGCACGGAAGATGGGGCTGGCCGGTCGGCAGCGCTGCATCGACGAGTTCTCGTGGGCCAAGATCGCCGCCGAGACCGTCGCCGTCTACGAAGCTGCCATCGCCCACCACGGCTGA
- a CDS encoding DUF3117 domain-containing protein, translated as MAAMKPRTGDGPMEVTKEGRGIVMRVPVDGGGRLVVEMNATEATDLLNALKDVVG; from the coding sequence ATGGCAGCGATGAAGCCCCGCACGGGAGACGGTCCCATGGAGGTCACGAAGGAGGGCCGCGGCATCGTGATGCGGGTCCCCGTCGACGGGGGCGGGCGACTGGTGGTCGAAATGAACGCCACCGAGGCGACCGATCTCCTCAACGCGCTGAAGGATGTCGTCGGCTGA
- a CDS encoding LOG family protein: MIEPKRRQGAVILGGREHAQPTADQALLQRPTKRDWSQEDPWRVLRIQSEFVEGFDALNNLPPAISIFGSARTRTDDPLYAQAEDIAGRLVRAGFAVITGGGPGVMEAGNRGAHLADGTSVGLGIELPHEQGMNDFIDIGVNFRYFFARKMMFLKYSQGFITMPGGFGTLDELFEALTLIQTGKVTHFPVVLFGSRYWSPLVAWIRDTLEEGRFISPGDSDLFVVTDDPEEAVAAMGEPRQVWTD, translated from the coding sequence ATGATCGAACCGAAGCGTCGCCAGGGTGCCGTCATCCTGGGAGGGCGCGAGCACGCGCAACCCACAGCCGACCAGGCGCTGCTGCAGCGCCCCACCAAGCGGGACTGGAGCCAGGAGGACCCGTGGCGGGTCCTGCGGATCCAGTCGGAGTTCGTCGAGGGATTCGACGCGCTCAACAACCTGCCGCCCGCCATCTCCATCTTCGGATCGGCCCGCACCCGGACGGACGACCCGCTCTACGCGCAGGCCGAGGACATCGCCGGCCGGCTCGTGCGGGCCGGGTTCGCCGTCATCACCGGCGGCGGCCCCGGCGTCATGGAGGCGGGCAACAGGGGAGCGCATCTCGCGGACGGGACATCCGTCGGCCTCGGCATCGAGCTGCCCCACGAGCAGGGCATGAACGACTTCATCGACATCGGGGTCAACTTCCGCTACTTCTTCGCCCGCAAGATGATGTTCCTCAAGTACAGCCAGGGGTTCATCACCATGCCCGGCGGCTTCGGCACCCTGGACGAGCTGTTCGAGGCCCTCACCCTCATCCAGACGGGCAAGGTCACGCACTTCCCGGTCGTGCTCTTCGGTAGCCGCTACTGGTCCCCGCTGGTGGCCTGGATCCGCGACACCCTCGAAGAGGGCCGCTTCATCTCGCCCGGCGACTCGGACCTGTTCGTGGTGACCGACGATCCCGAGGAGGCCGTGGCCGCCATGGGGGAGCCGCGGCAGGTCTGGACCGACTGA
- the dapE gene encoding succinyl-diaminopimelate desuccinylase: MTNPLAALLQQIMDVESVSGNERALADLVEARLAPLGHLRLHRDGDCVVARTELGRAERVVIAGHLDTVPLLDNLPSRYVVDPAGDYVWGRGACDMKGGVAVMLALAAELTEPNRDITWILYDHEEVEAARNGLGRLARHRPDLIEADFAVLMEPTSARIEGGCQGTIRVELHTEGVAAHSARAWMGHNAIHDLAPALATLADYASEEIEVDRLVYREGLNAVGVTGGVATNMIPPAAVLTVNYRYAPDKTPEEALARLGVWFPGYRLEVTDVSPAARPGLDLPLAQEFVAAIGEQASPKYGWTDVARFSALGVPAVNYGPGDPSYAHRADEFCPVADLDRCADGLRRWLTSH; this comes from the coding sequence ATGACCAATCCACTCGCGGCGCTGTTGCAGCAGATCATGGATGTCGAGTCGGTCTCGGGCAACGAGCGGGCGCTCGCCGACCTGGTGGAGGCGAGGCTCGCCCCACTCGGCCACCTGCGTCTGCACCGCGACGGCGACTGCGTCGTGGCCCGCACGGAGCTCGGTCGCGCCGAGCGGGTGGTGATCGCGGGCCATCTCGACACCGTCCCGCTGCTCGACAACCTGCCGTCCCGCTACGTCGTCGATCCCGCCGGGGACTACGTGTGGGGCCGGGGCGCCTGCGACATGAAGGGCGGCGTCGCCGTCATGCTCGCCCTCGCCGCCGAGCTGACGGAGCCGAACCGTGACATCACCTGGATCCTGTACGACCACGAGGAGGTCGAGGCGGCGCGCAACGGGCTGGGGCGCCTCGCCCGCCATCGACCCGACCTCATCGAGGCCGACTTCGCGGTGCTGATGGAGCCCACCTCGGCCAGGATCGAGGGCGGCTGCCAGGGCACGATCCGCGTCGAACTGCACACGGAAGGGGTCGCCGCCCACAGCGCGCGGGCCTGGATGGGGCACAACGCGATCCACGACCTCGCACCCGCTCTGGCGACCCTGGCCGACTACGCCTCGGAGGAGATCGAGGTCGACCGGCTCGTCTACCGCGAGGGCCTCAACGCCGTGGGCGTCACGGGCGGGGTGGCGACGAACATGATCCCGCCCGCCGCGGTGCTGACGGTCAACTACCGCTACGCCCCGGACAAGACCCCCGAGGAGGCGCTGGCCAGGCTCGGGGTCTGGTTCCCGGGGTACCGCCTCGAGGTCACCGACGTGTCGCCCGCCGCGCGGCCCGGTCTCGACCTGCCCCTGGCCCAGGAGTTCGTCGCCGCCATCGGCGAGCAGGCCAGCCCCAAGTACGGCTGGACCGACGTGGCCCGCTTCAGTGCGCTGGGGGTGCCCGCCGTCAACTACGGCCCCGGCGACCCGTCGTACGCCCACCGCGCCGACGAGTTCTGTCCCGTCGCCGATCTGGACCGCTGCGCCGACGGCCTGCGCCGTTGGCTGACCTCACACTAG
- a CDS encoding YrhA family protein: protein MRAITDWVDLAEAQGFPQRGGAAPADISRISGAFARQFGIPLPDDYRQLLATTDGFDFDGVSFYGTTDVYEDGAFLPGLLDSNERLLHGSDSLDTPLRFVGETGDALFAYDSAEASWKAVSRYGLVTVFRFSSFAELFDAALATTQ, encoded by the coding sequence ATGCGCGCCATCACCGACTGGGTCGACCTCGCCGAGGCACAGGGCTTCCCCCAACGCGGCGGGGCTGCGCCCGCCGATATCTCCCGCATCTCGGGCGCCTTCGCACGGCAGTTCGGGATCCCGCTGCCGGACGACTACCGACAGTTGCTGGCCACCACCGACGGCTTCGACTTCGACGGCGTCTCGTTCTACGGCACGACGGATGTGTACGAGGACGGCGCCTTCCTGCCTGGTCTGCTCGACTCCAACGAGCGCCTCCTGCACGGCTCTGACTCCCTCGACACCCCGCTCCGCTTCGTCGGCGAGACCGGCGACGCGCTCTTCGCCTACGACTCGGCCGAAGCGTCGTGGAAGGCCGTCTCGCGGTACGGCCTCGTGACGGTCTTCCGCTTCTCCTCCTTCGCGGAACTCTTCGACGCCGCGCTCGCCACCACCCAGTAA
- a CDS encoding YbaB/EbfC family nucleoid-associated protein — translation MNELEQLLTNLTAELEQPLPAVEVPVVSAEGTSEDKLVRVTVSGGQVTDITIDPRAMRRSSVEFADDLRLAMNAALDAHAQALMTTMQEQAPDPAELSSQLGEVAREATRSLADYLDTMTRMMESTAAREG, via the coding sequence ATGAACGAACTCGAGCAGCTGTTGACGAACCTGACGGCGGAACTGGAGCAGCCCCTGCCCGCCGTCGAGGTGCCCGTGGTCTCAGCCGAAGGAACCTCCGAGGACAAGCTGGTGCGCGTGACCGTCTCGGGCGGCCAGGTCACGGACATCACGATCGATCCCCGGGCGATGCGGAGGTCGAGCGTGGAGTTCGCCGACGACCTGCGCCTCGCCATGAACGCCGCCCTCGATGCCCACGCGCAGGCGCTGATGACCACCATGCAGGAGCAGGCCCCCGACCCCGCGGAGCTCTCCTCCCAGCTGGGAGAGGTGGCCCGCGAGGCCACCCGGTCGCTGGCCGACTATCTCGACACCATGACGCGCATGATGGAGTCCACCGCCGCGAGGGAGGGCTGA
- a CDS encoding WXG100-like domain-containing protein has translation MSITLPGALTMFVNMIGFTFPEGQETEILQWAQKWQRFSDAVTKLVETVDTAANHVRQNNQGAAVEAFSSNFEGQSSPKDVSTNLSKAAKITGTCLLVIGAAILVLKIISIIDLSVFCAKFWAAIAAIPATYGASLGWIPPAQAICKTAVKLAIEMAAKKVLG, from the coding sequence ATGAGCATCACGCTCCCGGGCGCACTGACCATGTTCGTCAACATGATCGGCTTCACCTTCCCGGAAGGACAGGAGACCGAGATCCTGCAGTGGGCGCAGAAGTGGCAGCGGTTCTCCGACGCGGTCACCAAGCTGGTCGAGACCGTCGACACGGCCGCCAACCACGTCAGGCAGAACAACCAGGGTGCCGCAGTCGAGGCCTTCAGCTCCAACTTCGAGGGGCAGAGCTCCCCCAAGGACGTGTCGACGAACCTGTCGAAGGCCGCGAAGATCACCGGCACCTGTCTCCTGGTGATCGGCGCCGCGATCCTGGTGCTCAAGATCATCTCGATCATCGATCTCTCGGTGTTCTGCGCCAAGTTCTGGGCGGCGATCGCCGCCATCCCTGCGACGTACGGTGCCTCGCTCGGCTGGATCCCTCCCGCGCAGGCGATCTGCAAGACGGCAGTCAAGCTGGCGATCGAGATGGCGGCCAAGAAGGTACTGGGCTGA
- the dapD gene encoding 2,3,4,5-tetrahydropyridine-2,6-dicarboxylate N-succinyltransferase → MSNEKRTAWAWGLATVHTNGSVLDAWFPEPQLGGAVTDEAPSMLTEAQYVDEIRQVQTRTVRVEIDLDEAPAGVEDAYLRLHLLSARLVTPHGLNLAGIFGVLPNNAWTTAGPVRVGDVARVRTLLRARGEQLTVYGIDKFPRMVDYITPSGVRIADADRVRLGAHLAEGTTVMHEGFVNFNAGTLGTSMVEGRISAGVVVADGTDVGGGASIMGTLSGGGQQVISLGERCLLGANSGVGISLGDDCVVEAGLYVTAGTKVQLPGGDVVKARELSGQNDLLFLRDSQSGAVVVKNRRGTKVELNSELHSN, encoded by the coding sequence ATGAGCAACGAGAAGCGCACCGCCTGGGCCTGGGGCCTTGCCACCGTCCACACCAACGGTTCCGTCCTGGACGCCTGGTTCCCCGAGCCGCAGCTCGGCGGGGCAGTGACCGACGAGGCCCCGTCGATGCTGACCGAGGCGCAGTACGTCGACGAGATCCGCCAGGTGCAGACCCGCACGGTACGCGTCGAGATCGACCTGGACGAGGCCCCGGCCGGCGTCGAGGACGCGTACCTGCGTCTCCACCTGCTGAGCGCCCGCCTCGTCACGCCCCACGGACTGAACCTCGCCGGCATCTTCGGCGTGCTCCCCAACAACGCCTGGACCACCGCCGGTCCGGTGCGGGTCGGCGACGTCGCCCGGGTCCGGACGCTGCTCCGCGCCCGTGGCGAGCAGCTCACCGTCTACGGCATCGACAAGTTCCCCCGCATGGTCGACTACATCACTCCTTCCGGCGTGCGCATCGCCGACGCGGACCGTGTCCGGCTCGGCGCCCACCTGGCGGAGGGCACCACCGTCATGCACGAGGGCTTCGTGAACTTCAACGCGGGAACCCTCGGCACCTCCATGGTGGAAGGCCGGATCTCCGCCGGCGTCGTCGTGGCCGACGGCACCGACGTCGGCGGCGGCGCCTCCATCATGGGCACCCTCTCCGGAGGCGGTCAGCAGGTCATCTCGCTCGGGGAGCGCTGCCTGCTCGGCGCCAACTCGGGCGTCGGGATCTCGCTGGGCGACGACTGCGTCGTCGAGGCCGGCCTCTACGTGACGGCGGGCACCAAGGTGCAGCTGCCGGGCGGCGACGTCGTCAAGGCCCGCGAGCTCAGCGGCCAGAACGACCTGCTGTTCCTGCGTGACTCGCAGTCGGGTGCCGTGGTCGTGAAGAACCGTCGCGGTACGAAGGTCGAGCTCAACTCCGAACTGCACAGCAACTGA
- the dapC gene encoding succinyldiaminopimelate transaminase has protein sequence MSLGARLPDFPWDTLSAARTRAAAHRDGIVDLSVGTPVDPTPRLAINALAAAGDAPGYPTVWGAPETRAAIRAYLERRWASLPLTDECVLPVIGTKEIVGWLPTLLGVGAGAAVVFPEAAYPTYEVGALTAGARPVPLDDPAAVPADTRIIWINSPGNPTGRILSLDETRAWVQAARRVGAVLASDECYGEFAWEAEPVSVLDPRVNDGDLAGLLAVHSLSKRSNAAGYRAGFVAGDPAVVQELVAVRKHLGMIVPAPIQGAMIALLADQAHVEEQRSRYLARRAVLRPALEAAGFRIDHSEGSLYLWATRGEDCRATVDWLADRGILVAPGDFYGAPEHVRVALTGTDERIAAAAARLAA, from the coding sequence ATGTCACTCGGCGCGCGCCTGCCCGACTTCCCCTGGGACACGCTCAGCGCGGCGCGCACCCGTGCCGCTGCGCACCGGGACGGGATCGTCGACCTCTCGGTCGGAACCCCCGTCGATCCGACCCCGCGGCTCGCGATCAATGCCCTGGCCGCGGCTGGTGACGCGCCCGGATACCCGACGGTGTGGGGAGCGCCCGAGACGCGGGCCGCGATCCGCGCCTACCTCGAGCGTCGCTGGGCCTCCCTGCCGCTGACCGACGAGTGCGTCCTGCCGGTGATCGGCACCAAGGAGATCGTCGGCTGGCTGCCCACCCTGCTGGGTGTCGGGGCCGGCGCGGCGGTCGTCTTCCCCGAGGCCGCCTACCCCACGTACGAGGTGGGGGCGCTGACGGCGGGTGCGCGTCCTGTGCCGCTCGACGATCCGGCCGCTGTGCCCGCAGACACCCGCATCATCTGGATCAACTCGCCGGGCAACCCGACGGGCCGGATCCTCAGCCTGGACGAGACCCGCGCCTGGGTGCAGGCGGCGCGACGCGTCGGCGCCGTCCTGGCCAGCGACGAGTGCTACGGCGAGTTCGCGTGGGAGGCGGAGCCTGTCTCGGTGCTCGACCCGCGCGTCAACGACGGCGACCTCGCCGGCCTGCTCGCCGTCCATTCACTGTCCAAGCGCTCGAACGCCGCGGGCTACCGGGCCGGCTTCGTCGCCGGCGACCCCGCCGTGGTGCAGGAGCTGGTGGCGGTCCGCAAGCATCTCGGCATGATCGTGCCGGCACCCATCCAGGGTGCCATGATCGCGCTGCTGGCGGACCAGGCCCATGTCGAGGAGCAGCGCTCCCGCTACCTGGCCCGCCGTGCCGTGCTGCGCCCCGCGCTGGAGGCCGCCGGCTTCCGGATCGACCACTCCGAGGGATCCCTGTACCTGTGGGCGACCCGCGGGGAGGACTGCCGGGCGACCGTCGACTGGCTCGCCGACCGGGGGATCCTCGTGGCGCCGGGCGACTTCTACGGGGCGCCGGAGCATGTCCGCGTCGCCCTGACAGGGACAGACGAGCGGATCGCCGCGGCCGCTGCCCGGCTCGCGGCGTAG
- the fdxA gene encoding ferredoxin has translation MTYIIGLPCVDVKDRACVEECPVDCIYEGNRMLYIHPEECVDCGACEPVCPVEAIYYEDDVPEDQAQYYDVNVQFFDEIGSPGGAAKLGVIDADHPVVAALPPQA, from the coding sequence GTGACGTACATCATCGGTCTGCCGTGTGTTGACGTGAAGGACCGCGCCTGCGTCGAGGAGTGCCCCGTCGACTGCATCTACGAGGGCAACCGCATGCTCTACATCCACCCGGAGGAGTGCGTCGACTGCGGCGCCTGTGAGCCCGTCTGCCCGGTCGAGGCCATCTACTACGAGGACGACGTCCCCGAGGATCAGGCCCAGTACTACGACGTCAACGTCCAGTTCTTCGACGAGATCGGTTCCCCGGGCGGCGCTGCCAAGCTCGGCGTGATCGATGCCGACCACCCGGTGGTCGCGGCGCTGCCTCCTCAGGCCTGA